GTTGCCGTCCACGTCGACCCGGCATGCCTGCGGCGGCTGGCGGTAACGCGTCATCGCCGTGCATTCGAACGAAGCCGAAGGCGCCGCGCCGGCAATCCAGTGCGCGCCGCTGGCGTTGAGCGAACGCGATTGCAGCCATGGGCTGTCGTGGCCTTGGTCGACATACACGATGTTGGCGGCAACATCCTTGCCGACCACGTACCATGGTTCGCCGCTGCCGCCGGCGTGGCCGCCGATGTGCAGGCCGGAACGCTGGCCCGGCGTGTAGAACATCGCGCCCTGGTGTTCGCCCAGCGTGCGGCCGTACGGCGTGCGCAATTCGCCCGGCTGCGCCGGCAGGTAGGCCGAGAGGAACGCGCGGAAGTCGCGCTCGCCGATGAAGCAGATGCCGGTGGAATCCTTTTTCGCCGCGACCGGCAAGCCCGCGTCTTCCGCCATGCGCCGCACCTCGGCTTTTTGCATGTCACCCAACGGGAACATCGCAGCGCCGAGTTGCTCCTGATCCAGCATGTGCAGGAAATAGGTCTGGTCCTTGCCGGTGTCGCGCGCGCGCAGCAAGCGCCAACGGCCGTCGATGCATTCGTGCCTCGCGTAGTGGCCGGTCGCGATTTTCTCCGCGCCATCCGCGCGTGCGGCCTGGAGGAACGTGCCGAACTTGATCTCGCGATTGCACAACACGTCGGGATTGGGTGTGCGGCCCGCGCGGTATTCGTCGAGGAAATACGCGAACACCCGCTCGCGGTACTCGGCAGCGAAGTTCGCGCTGCGGAACGGAATGCCCAGCTTCGCGCAAACCGCCAACGCATCCTTGCGGTCGGCGTCCGCATGGCAGCCCGACATGCCTTTTTGACCGGGATCGTCGTCTTCCCAGTTCAGCATGAAGAATCCGGTCACGTCATGACCGGCGCGCTTCAGCAACAACGCGGCGACCGAGGAATCGACGCCGCCCGACATGCCGACCGTGACGCGCATGTTCACGTGTGCCGGTTCGGCAGCAGCGAGCGCAGCGTCGCGAGCGGCAGGCGCTGCCCGGCGAGCCAGTCCTCGAGCGTGCCCAGCACCAGCGGACTGCGCAGCCGCGACGCGTTGTCCACGATGTCGGCGTAACTCATCCAGAGCGTCCGCGTGATGCCCGCGTCGAGCGGACGTTCAGGATGGTGCTCGAGCGGGTGGCCCGCGAACGCGAAGCGCACGATGTGGTGATCGTGCACCGGACTGTGCCACTGCTGCACGCCGATGAAATGATCCAGCGCGATTTCCCACCCGGTCTCCTCCAGCGTTTCGCGCACCGCGGCTTCGGCCAGCGATTCGTCGTCCTCGAGGTGGCCGGCCGGCTGGTTGAAACACGCAACGCCGCGGATGTCCTCCTCGACCATCAGGAAACGGTCGCCGTCGGCGATCACGCAGGCCACGGTGACGTGCGGACACCAGATGGCTTCGCGTTCGGCCGCGGTTGTCGGTTCGTCCATAGGATCGTGCACTGGAAATTCCACCATTTTGCCATCATCTGATGTGACGTTTCGTCACCACTTGCCCGCGTCCGCGGGCATATACTCGGGCCAAAGAGCAGGACCCTCATGACGCCAGGAAAAACGCACGACAACGAGACCGAGCATGAGCAGGGCGTGGTGGTCGAACCGAGCCGTCCGGAAACGGCACGGCCGCCGCTGTACCAGGTGGTGCTGCTCAACGACGACTACACGCCGATGGAATTCGTGGTGGTGGTGCTGGAGACGTTTTTCAACATGGCGCGTGAACGCGCGACGCAGGTGATGTTGCACGTGCATACGCGGGGGAAAGGTGTTTGCGGCGTATTCAGCCGCGAGGTCGCGGAGAGCAAGGTGGCGCAGGTGAACGAATACTCCCGCATCCACCAGCATCCGTTGTTGTGCACGATGGAAAAGTTGTAACCGTCCCCATATAGGGACCAAGCGATTCGGAGACACCATTCAATGTTCAGCAAGGACCTCGAATACACCATCGGGCAGTGCTACAAGGAGGCCCGCGAGCAGCGCCACGAGTTCATGACCGTGGAGCACCTGCTGCTCGCGCTGCTCACCAATCCCACCGCGGCGGCGGTGCTGCGCGGCTGCGGCGCCGACATCGACAAGCTCGCCAAGGACCTTCGCTCCATCATCACCGAAACCGTGCCGGTGCTGCCCTCGGGCGACGAGCGCGACACGCAACCCACGCTGGGTTTCCAGCGCGTGCTGCAGCGCGCCGTGTACCACGTGCAATCCTCGGGCAGGAAGGAAGTGACGGGCGCCAACGTGCTGGTCGCGATCTTCGGCGAGAAGGATTCGCACGCCGTGTACTTCCTGCACCAGCAGGAGGTCGAGCGGCTCGACGTGGTCAATTACGTGTCGCACGGCATCGCCAAGATCGGCCATGAATCCGATGCCGCGCCCGCAGCCGGCGAGAGCGGCACCGAAGCCGAACAGGAAGGCAAGGACAAGGACAACGCGCTGGTCGAATATGCGAGCAACCTCAACGAGCGCGCCGAACAGGGCAAGATCGATCCGCTGATCGGCCGCGAGGAAGAAGTCGAGCGCACCATCCAGGTGCTGTGCCGCCGCCGCAAGAACAACCCGCTGTACGTCGGCGAGTCCGGCGTGGGCAAGACCGCGCTGGCGGAAGGCCTGGCGCGCCGCATCGTCGAGGGCAAGGTGCCCGAGGTGCTGGAAGACGCGACGATCTGGGCGCTCGACCTGGGCGCGCTGGTCGCGGGCACCAAGTACCGCGGCGATTTCGAGAAGCGCCTGAAGGCCGTGATCGCGCAACTCAAGAAGGACCCGAAGGCAATCCTGTTCGTCGACGAAATCCACACCATCATCGGGGCGGGTTCGGCGTCGGGCGGCACCATGGACGCGTCCAACCTGATCAAGCCAGCACTGGCGTCGGGCGAGCTGCGCTGCATCGGCTCCACCACGTTCCAGGAATTCCGCGGCGTGTTCGAGAAGGACCGCGCGCTGGCGCGGCGCTTCCAGAAGATCGACGTGGTCGAGCCTTCGGTGGCCGACAGCGTGGAAATCCTCAAGGGCCTGAAGACGCGCTTCGAGGAGCACCACAACGTCAGTTACAGCGACGAGGCGCTGAAAGCCGCGGTGGACTTGTCGGTGAAGCACATTCCCGACCGGCTGCTGCCGGACAAGGCCATCGACGTGATCGACGAGGCCGGCGCGCACCAGCGCCTGCTGCCCGACGACA
The genomic region above belongs to Rhodanobacteraceae bacterium and contains:
- a CDS encoding tRNA-specific 2-thiouridylase MnmA, which produces MRVTVGMSGGVDSSVAALLLKRAGHDVTGFFMLNWEDDDPGQKGMSGCHADADRKDALAVCAKLGIPFRSANFAAEYRERVFAYFLDEYRAGRTPNPDVLCNREIKFGTFLQAARADGAEKIATGHYARHECIDGRWRLLRARDTGKDQTYFLHMLDQEQLGAAMFPLGDMQKAEVRRMAEDAGLPVAAKKDSTGICFIGERDFRAFLSAYLPAQPGELRTPYGRTLGEHQGAMFYTPGQRSGLHIGGHAGGSGEPWYVVGKDVAANIVYVDQGHDSPWLQSRSLNASGAHWIAGAAPSASFECTAMTRYRQPPQACRVDVDGNHCVVRFETTQRGVAPGQSVVFYRGDECLGGAVIDATDAPPIEGI
- a CDS encoding Nudix-like NDP and NTP phosphohydrolase NudJ, with product MDEPTTAAEREAIWCPHVTVACVIADGDRFLMVEEDIRGVACFNQPAGHLEDDESLAEAAVRETLEETGWEIALDHFIGVQQWHSPVHDHHIVRFAFAGHPLEHHPERPLDAGITRTLWMSYADIVDNASRLRSPLVLGTLEDWLAGQRLPLATLRSLLPNRHT
- a CDS encoding ATP-dependent Clp protease adaptor protein ClpS; amino-acid sequence: MTPGKTHDNETEHEQGVVVEPSRPETARPPLYQVVLLNDDYTPMEFVVVVLETFFNMARERATQVMLHVHTRGKGVCGVFSREVAESKVAQVNEYSRIHQHPLLCTMEKL
- a CDS encoding ATP-dependent Clp protease ATP-binding subunit ClpA, whose product is MFSKDLEYTIGQCYKEAREQRHEFMTVEHLLLALLTNPTAAAVLRGCGADIDKLAKDLRSIITETVPVLPSGDERDTQPTLGFQRVLQRAVYHVQSSGRKEVTGANVLVAIFGEKDSHAVYFLHQQEVERLDVVNYVSHGIAKIGHESDAAPAAGESGTEAEQEGKDKDNALVEYASNLNERAEQGKIDPLIGREEEVERTIQVLCRRRKNNPLYVGESGVGKTALAEGLARRIVEGKVPEVLEDATIWALDLGALVAGTKYRGDFEKRLKAVIAQLKKDPKAILFVDEIHTIIGAGSASGGTMDASNLIKPALASGELRCIGSTTFQEFRGVFEKDRALARRFQKIDVVEPSVADSVEILKGLKTRFEEHHNVSYSDEALKAAVDLSVKHIPDRLLPDKAIDVIDEAGAHQRLLPDDKRTGKVDVGEVEYIVARMARIPQKQVSASDRDVLRNLDRNLKMVIFGQDQAIDTLASAIKMARSGLGSPDKPIGNFLFAGPTGVGKTEVTRQLALQLGIELVRFDMSEYMEPHSVSRLIGAPPGYVGFDQGGLLTESVVKHPHCVLLLDEIEKAHPDLFNILLQIMDHGVLTDTNGREANFRNVILVMTTNAGARQAARRSIGFVEQEHASDAMEVIRRTFTPEFRNRLDAVVQFKSLDFDHILRVVDKFLIELETQLLEKRVSLNVTPEARRWLAEHGFDPQMGARPMARLIQDKVKRAIADELLFGKLADGGKVNLDVSDGELSVATESPEKLPAVVEQG